The nucleotide window AGCTTCTGGTACTTAGGGTCCTTCTTCTTCAGCTTCTGGTAAGCCTCTCTTTTGGTCCCAAACCCCACCTCCTGGCCCAACTGGTGCTCCTTCTCGATATTTTGCATCTTCAACACAATCTCTGACGTGGTGTGACCGAACCACTGGGCATTGAGCCCGGAGAAGATCACACAGACAAAGAACGATGTGATCTGCAAGAAACAGGAATGGGTGGGAGTAAGATTAATTAAATTCCTCTCGAACTCATTTCTCTGCGGGAGACAAGTGGCCCAGGGAGAAATCATTCTCCCTGGGCCACTTGTCTCCCACAGAGGAAAGCATGGACCCCTGCCCCACGAGTCCACCAGTGCTGCTTTTCAGCAGCCACGAGGGGTCAGTGACAGCTGCCTGTACCTCCAATTTTCCTGCCGTCATGGGAGGTGCAAAGCAGAAGTGAGGCATCTCTCCATAGCAACCTGCCGAGATTAGGAAGTCAGCAGTATAAGGACACTAAATCACCTCCCACcgcaagatggcatcctgcatTGGAGTTCCAACTCTCCACCTCTTTTCCACAGACTTCTTTTCCACATTAGTTTAAGCGGTCAGGAAATCCACTTTGTACTTGGGTTCACTTAATCGTTAAAGTTAGTGAACTGCAGAAAATGCACCCGCTCCCCTCTCTgtgttaagttagctgatctcatctggGGTGGTGGGAGAGGACATTACAACTGACCTCAATATTCCTGGGCTAGGGAAAAGTGGGGGGAATGGGCAAATCATCTGGGAATCCCATTCCTGTTCGctttccagtgactcctgctggaaagcgaGCAAGGACAAGAAAGGAGGGTCGTGTCAGTTGTGGTGCATAACCAACCAGCAATCACTGTCTGGGTTCACATAAAGGTCAGACGGGTGAGCTAGCAGGCGGTGCCCATGGAATCTCACTGCAGCAAAAGTGCAAGCGCGAGCCTTCAGAAGAGCAGGAGGGAAAATTGGAAAAACAAAAGTAGTTGTCTTTTTAAGTTACTGTATGTTATTTCTAAGTTATTGTATAATGTCTAAGCTTATTGATCTAAGTTACCTATATGTTGTCTCTGAGTTACCTGTGCATTGTCTCTATATTATATGTATGTTGTCTCTAAGTTACATGTACGTTGTCTCTAAGTTACCTGTACGTTGTCTCTGAGTTACCTGTGCATTGTCTCTATATTATCTGTATGTTGTCTCTGAGTTACCTGTGCGTTGTCTCTGAGTTACCAATACGTTGTCTCTAAGTTACCTGTACGTTGTCTCTGAGTTACCTGTACGTTGTCTCTGAGTTACCTGTGCGTTGTCTCTATATTATCTGTATGTTGTCTCTGAGTTACCTGTGTGTTGTCTCTATATTACCTGTGCGTTGTCTCTGAGTTACCTGTGCATTGTCTCTGAGTTACCTGTGCATTGTCTCTATATTACCTGTGCGTTGTCTCTGAGTTACCTGTATGGTTTCATCATTGCTGAGTAACTCGTGTGGGTGATACATGGCATAAAGAGCCAGATTGAGGAATGAGCCTCCCAGGACAGAGTAGAAATAGTATGGAAACAGCTTGCTTTGAACTAAGCTGAACGTATGCCTGCTAACGCTGTTAATCAGAACAAAACCTGAGGAGAAAGAACAGTTTTAAAAACCTTTAAATTATTATGTTAACTCGTGGACAAAGTTACACAGGTTCAAACtcgtaaaaggtaaatttagaatTGATATCAAAAAattgttcttcacacaaagagtgatcaacacttggaacagACTGCCAAATAGAGTGGCGGAGGAGAAATCCAGAATTGTTTAAgtaacaattggatgctacaatgtcggggatggagaagtggagtatctttctggatggatgaattaagatgggccgaatggccttgctCCTCTGTGATCACCTTGtgaatctctctctgattccATTTCCTGTCCTGTTAAGAAGTGACTGGCCTCCACTTGCCACCTGCTCAAACCAACTCAGGAACTcagggttacataagaacataaaaaataggagcaggagtaggccaatcggcccctcgagcctgctccgccattcaataagatcatggctgatctgatcccaaccacaaatctaaagaacacaagaagtaggagcaggacccggccactcagcccctgggccctctccgccacccacagggccttgaccgatccgaactcagcttcatgtccaatttcctgcccgctccccataacccctaattccctttacttctaggaaactgtctatttctgttttaaatttatttaatgatgtagcttccacagcttcctggggcagcaaattccacagacctactaccctctgagtgaagaagtttctcctcatctcagttttgaaagagcagccccttattctaagattatgccccctcgttctagtttcacccatctttgggaacatccttaccgcatccacccgatcaagccccttcacaatcttatatgtttcaataagatcgcctctcattcttctgaactccaatgagtagagtcccaatctactcaacctctcctcatatgtccaccccctcatccccgggattaaccgagtgaaccttctttgtactgcctcgagagcaagtatgtcttttcttaagtgtggacaccaaaactgtatgcagtattccaggtgcggtctcaccaataccttatataactgcagcaatacctccctgtttttatattctatccccctagcaataaaagccaacattccgttggccttcttgatcacctgctgcacctgcatactaactttttgattttcttgcactacgacccccagatccctttgtactgcagtactttccagtttctcgccattaagataataacttgctctctgatttgtcctgccaaagtgcataacctcacattttccaatattatattgcatctgccaaatctccgcccactcacccagcctgtctatatccccttgtaggttttttatgtcctcctcactctctactttccctcccatctttgtatcatctgcaaattttgctatgttgcactcggtcccctcctccaaatcgttaatatagattgtaaaaagttggggacccagcaccgacccctgtggaacaccactggctactggttgccagtccgagaatgtaccatttattccaactctctgcttcctgttagataaccaatcctccacccatgccagaatattacccccaatcccgtgattttttatcttaagcaataatcttttatgtggcaccttgtcgaatgccttctggaagtctaaatacactacgtccactggttcccctttatccaccctgtacgttatgtcctcaaagaactcaagcaaatttgtcagacatgacttcctcttcataaagccatgctgactttgttctattaaattatgcttatctaaatgttgtTGCGGAATCACAGACACGAACCAATGTTCAATCACTCAGTGGCATCTAATTTTTATCCAGTAACAGCCGATACCATTTTCAAAATAAACAACACTAAAAGAACAGATTAAGAAGCTGCAGGTAACAGTTTGGCACTGGAATCTGGTAAAACCATCAGCAACCTCCAAATAAAAATCTGTACATCATTAAAAATTTTGTGAATGGTGCAAGTTTTGGTCCTGcttttatgtcaacattcaatATTGAATCTGTGTGTGTAAACATTTAGAATGGGAATCTTGCATGTAAACAGTTGCTTGTAACAATGTTGTTGCAGGTTCTGGTCAGTAGGAGACTCTGCATCAAGCTTCTAAAGTCTTTCTCCAAAATCCGTCATCTTGTATAAAATAAAACCTTATATTTAGCAACTACCCATGAATGTATGATTTAAAAAAACTGTGATAAACTATAGCTTTCCCGGCCAGGCTCACCTTTCTGCAGGATTGTGGTTTGAGCAGATCCCCAACTGAACATTCACCCACCTCCCAGCTGTTCACCAGGCTGCTCGTGAGTCAATAACTATTGTGCTCAATATCATGTATATCACTCACAGCCGATTcaagagggagggaggtggaactGGATATTAATTCCATAATTATTAaaattatgctttttttttaaaacagaaaataccCTGTTGAAGAATGAGCATCAGCAAAATTTGATAAAAACTGGCAATTTATGTGAAAAACAGTCGGGCTCTAATCTGTGAAAGGAAAACTTAAATTGGTCATGGCAAGGTTGAGAACACAATCTCTGAAAATTGTGACCCGATTAACTCCATAACGTTGGCTCTCTCCCGAATCTTACCGGATAGGAACGAGACCCATATCTGCATGCCCCAGGAGGTGGACAGTATGATCAGATGGGCTGTTTTGACCAAGGTAGTGGGGTCTCCTTCCGTTGGCATTCTGTAGTCTCGTCAGATTCTGTTTTTgttgcaatgaaagaaaaaataattcaacacaACATATTTCCCTGAccccagttttcttccctcctaAGGCACCAATCTTGCCGGGGAGCGGTTCCCACAACTGACCCCCCTCCGGTACAGCTCCCAAGTGAAGAACTTGATAAGGGAGGCGTCTGTTTTTATAGTGCCTTGTCATCTCACTCAAAACCATCTTGAGTACCATTTTTCATGTaagtgtcagtcatggctcagtaatagaaggttgtgggtacaagccccaccccagagacctgagcccataatccaggctgacactgactgttggggatggagggtgaggaaGACTGGCTAAGCATTACATGAGGCACAAGGGAatcattcaagcactggagacagtgcagagcTGAGCCACAATCTTCATCCCTGATACCAAGGGTCTAAGTTATCGGGCACAATGGGAGAGCTTGGGGTCTTCAACCTGGAGAGCAGGCCGAGATatgatcatagaaccatagaaagtttacagcacggaaggaggccattcagcccattgagtccgcgctggctctatgcaagagcaatccggctagtcccactcccctgccctttccccgtagccctgcacaatttttcctttcaagtacttatccagttcccttttgaaagccatgattgaatctgcctccaccaccccctcgggcagtgcattccagatcctaaccactcgctgtgtaaaaaagtttttcctcgtgtcacttttggttcttttgccaagcaccttaaatctatgtcctctggttcttgaccctactgccaatgggaacagtttctctctatctattctgtccagacccttcatgattttaaatacctctagcaaatctcctctcaatcttttctgttccaaggagaacaaccccagcttctccagtctatgcacgtaactaaagtccctcatccctggaatcattctagtaaatctattctgcaccctctctaaggccttcatatctttcctaaagtgcggtgcccagaacgggacacaatactccaattagggtcgaaccagtgttttataaaggttcatcataacgtccttgcttttgtactctatgcctctatttataaagcccaggatcccgtatgttttcttaacagctttctcaacctgccctgccaccttcaacgatttgtgcacatatacccccagatctctctgttcctgtaccccttttagagttgtgccctctagtttatattgcctctcctcgttcttcctactgaaatgcatcacttcgcatttttctgcgttaaatttcatctgccacgtgtccacccattccaccagcctgtctatatcctcttgaagtctatcactatcctcctcactgttcactacccttccaagttttgtgtcatctgcaaattttgaaattgtgccctgtacacccaagtcattaatatatatcaagaaaagcagtggtcctagtaccgacccctggggaacaccactgtacacctccctccagtccaaaaaacaaccgttcaccactagtctctgctacctgttacttagccaattttgtatccatgctgctactgccccctttattccatgggcttcaatcttgatgacaagcctaccatgcggcactttatcaaacgccttttgaaagtccatatacaccacatcaaccgcattgcactcatcgaccctctcaaaaaactcttatcaagttagttaaatacgatttgcctttaacaaatccgtgctggctttccctaattaatccacacttgtccaagtgactgctaattttgtcccggattaccgtttctaaaagtttccccaccaccgaggttaaactgactggcctgtagttgctggtgtaacatttgcaattctccagtcctctggcaccacccccatagctaaggatgtttggaagattatggccagtacctccgcaatttccacacttacttccctcagcaacctaggatgcatcccatctggactgggtgacttatctactttaagtacagctagcctttctagtacctctccttatcaatttttagcccatccagtatctcaactatatcttcctttactgagactctggcagcatccttggtaaagacagatgcaaagtactcatttagtacctcggccatgccctctacctccatgagtagatctcctttttggtccctgatcagctccacccctcctcttcctacccgtttactatttacatgcctatagaagacttttggattcccttttatgttggccgccagtctattctcatactctctctttgcccctcttatttccattttcacttcccctctgaactttctatattcagcttggttctcaattgtgttatcaacctgacatctgtcatcggccccttttttctgcttcatcttactctctatctcttttgtcatccagggagctctggctttagttgccctaactttctccctagtgggaatgtacctagactgtacccgaaccatctcctctttaaaggctgcccattgttcaactacagttttgcctgccagtctttgattccaatttacccaggccagatctgttctcatcccactgaaattggtcctcctccaattgagtatttttactttaaagtggtccatgtcctttgccatagctattctaaaccttatgatactatgatcgctgttccctaaacgttcccccactgatacttgctccacttggcccacctcgtttcccagaaccagatccagcaatgcctccatcctcgttgggccggaaacgtactggttgagaaagttctcctgaacacacttcaaaaattcctccccctctttgccccttatattattattatcccagtctatattaggatagttgaagtcccccgttatcacaactctatggccTTTGCACCCCTCtataatttccttgcaaatttgctcctccatctccttcccactagttggtggcctgtagaatacacccagtagtgtaatgccacctctattgtttctgaactctaaccaaatagattctgtccttttcccctccaggacattctctctctccaacactgcaatattctccttaatcaatacagccacccccccaccctcatttcttccctcccctatctttcctgaacaccttgtgtccaggaatatttagtacccaatcctgtccttttttgagccaggtctccattctcgtcacaacatcatattcccatgtggctaattgcgcctgaaGCTCTCCACCCTTGTTTAACATGCTTcaagcatttacacacatgcgctGCAAACCTattttagactttcttgtactctctcttagtctgttcCCATCTACTACCatgctatttcttgctctagtgctatctttctatcccaatcctttgtgcaccttgtttctcctttccaatcctAGTGCTCATCATAGAGAGAAATAccactttaaattaaattatggGGAAGAttaaggttcaaactagtaatcgGTAACTGTAGTACTGACATCTGGAGATTCTTCTgatcacacagagagtgatcaacacttggcaTGCGTTCCTGGGCAATGTGGTGGAGTTGAAAACCTTGGAATCTTTTAATAAACGGTTAGATTCAgcaatgggggagtgtggggttgttctggatggatgaattaagatgggccaagtggcctccccCATCCCCAAATATCCTGGCTGTGATGCCGAACGGTAATTTCTAGGTGAAGGCATCTGGCGCGGAGTGAGCCTGCTGCACGTGGCACTGGTGTGACTCTGTTCCCCGCCGGACAACAACAAAAATAATCGGAGTGACTACTGGGAACACGGCCATCCTGCATCATCGACGTCACAACGATTATTGAGGCCGCAGTCGGCCCTGCACCGCGCTATTGACAGCGTGCGATTTAGGGTTAGGAGTTAGGGTGACAAAcccctctgcactgcctccagtgctcgAACacctcccttgtgtctcagtgaccagaaccgtacactgttctcaaggtgcagtctgaccagagccctgtacaatttgaTCACCTCTTTCTCTGATTTGTGCTGCACTCCTTTGACTCTGTAGTTGAAcattttattggatttattgattgTTGCTCCACATGGGTTTTTGTTGAGTTTACGATGACTCTTAGCTCTCTAGGGGCTCGGGGTTGGGCTTAGTGATGGTGTGGGTAAGAGTTAATGGTTTAGGAGCAGTGATTAGGATTAGGCATTAGTGGTTAGTTGTTAGGGCCAGAGGTTCGTGGTTAGTGTTTGGGGTCAGAAGCTGTGACTGGACTTGACGGCCCAAAACTTTTTCAtgacacttcccctttaagaggattAAGACACGTGACGTGGTCTCGCTCTGCGGAGGCGACCAACGGTCAACGGCCGCCGGTGGGCCAGCGGCAAATGTCCGTTTAAAAGCGGTGGTTTGAGTCAGGCCGCGGTGCCCGGGTTATTTACTCCCGGCCCCCGAGCCTCTCCCGCCCTGACCGCAGCTCCTGTCACTCACCTGCCGCCTGCCGCCCGCCGCCAACCGCTAACCGCAACCTAACCTGCAGTCCCCTGATTGACAAGCCCGGCGCTCAATAGCAAAGCGGCATCACTTTGATTGACGGGCACCTCCCCCCCAGCCTCGCCAATCACAGTTGCGTGGGCGGGGCTGCCTTACTCCCGCCTCCAAGGTTGGTTGACCGACAGGCAGGGCTTAACCCAGCCACCCTCAGTTACGGAAGCTCATGTGTAACAAACCAGTCAGCGGCGACGTAATGCGCTTGAGTTTAATCAAACGGTTTGAAGTCTGGTTGCCGTGCAAAGCTAGTACGGGTAAGTGAGACACAACATTAAACAAAAATTacataactattctatgatttaaGTTTGAAAAGAGAAGAACATTTTACTTTAAATTGATTTAGAACCTACAATGTAAATGTAAATATTCGTTATATTTAGATTATATTCATACAGCAATTACTAAATGTGACTTAACACTTATTAATTTGACATTGATTTGATTTTTGCACGACTTAATGGCAAGGCAGGGTATTTGTGAGGGATTGATGGTCATTATGAGGGAATGCAGACCAAGTACCACACCAACCCAACTTGGACATACTTCTTCATCGctgctgggtcacaatcctggaacccCCCCATCTCACACCATTGTGGGAATAACTTCAGCACacagactgcagtagttcaaagagaaggccactgccaccttctcagggcaactagagatgggcagtaaatgtgaCCTTACCAGCGTCACCCGCaccccaagaacaatttttttttaaaaaagtcaatgAAAACTGGCAACGGGCCAACAGTTTGGAAACAGGCTAATGAGGTGCCCATTTTCAAAGCAGATACGAGCAACCACTGACCAACTAGTCTTCAATACGGTGTAATATAGTGGAATTGATGATCAGGAGTAAACTTCAAGAACatctgtacaataataacctAACAAACATCAGTCAACTTGGATGCAGAAGGGAAATATCCTGTCCGACCAACCTCCTTGACATCCCAGTGAACAGTGGAAAGCCCCACAATGTGGTGTTCTTAGGCTcccaaaaagcatttgacaaagtcccTAATGAAAGACTATTTGCTGAACTCAAAGATGtgggaatccagaataagagtTGGAAATGGATAAGAACTCGGCTAACAGGTAGAGAACAGAGGAGTTATGTCAAgttgggggagaggaggatgtGCTGAGTCGGATGCCTCCAAGGATTGGTTATGGAAGCACTACTGTTTCCACTTTACATCAATGCTTTAGATTCAGAAACTCATTGCAAATTGGTCAGGTTTGAAAATGATACCAAAACTAGGAAAGGCAGTTGATTTTGAGGAGACAGCTCAGTTGAACAAAATACGAAAGTAGGCAGTGCCACATTATATAACACTTAACACACAGACAAACATAAGGTATTGCACAGAAAGACACAAACAGCCAACATACATACTTCATGAATAGCATTGAAATAGTTACGGATGAGtttgaaagagatctaggagtgtaAAAGATTCAACACTAAACACAATGCAAATAAGACGTTGAACTAAAAAGTAAAGTCAGAGGAAACCCTGCTGAAATTGTACAGGGCTGTAGTCAGACCTATCAAGTTCTGTGTCCAGTTCtgttcactgagacacaagggagatattcaagTATTGGAGGTGGATTAAAGAGACATGAGGCTGATCCATCGAGTCAGTGGCCTGAGGACAGACGGCAGAAGCCTTGAATGAAGGAGACTGAGTGATGCTCTTTTTGAGGTATGTAAATGAtatgggaagagagagatctggaaaattacttcaaactaaattgtGAGGGCAGGACAAGGcagcacaggttcaaactagcaaaAAACAAActtaggaagttcttcttcacacagagagtcaaCACATAGAACAGACTTCCAGATTTAATAGTGGAggagaaaaccctggaatcaatgAAGAAACAATTGAATACTGCAGTGGTGGTGGGAGGGCATTATAGGATCTTTCTAGATTGACTAAGATGGGTTGAATAGCCTTCCTCCCctatatttatcttgtgatctttttGAGAGGTCACTGtatcaatcaggagtgggaaccccagACTGGGAACATTGAGAATAATTGTAGCGCCCCACCACTGCCGTGACTGAGACAAGCTAACTCAGCCCTGATCAGGGATCAAAGATGgggctttcctggtctgtatggaccATTGCCAAACCATGTGCTGCATCTACCCTTTGGACAGTCTTGGAAGCCATTTTTTCAATCTATAATGCATGAAGGATCCGCAGGGACAAGCTCCTTAGATTGTTGGGAAAATCGAATGCTGTGGCTGCGATGTCTTATACACCAGGGATTAGATGCTACTACATCAGTACAAATTCTCAAGACTCCCAACAACCAACAGGTCAATTTTGTAAGATACTTGATTTTGCTACTCATCTCTCCTGCTGTAATCTGTTAACACACCACCATAAGCTAAATTTCAGTGCTCTCAATGGGGAGTCACACATGAtgggagcacaggtcagagatagATTTACAACACTAAAGGACCAATTCCCATGCTGCTGAATTTATACCCATAGTCAATAAAAAATAATCTCATCATTTTAAAATGTACGATAATACACCATAGAGCATTTAACTTTTGTTTTAACTTTTTCATACTATATCATATAACTCCAATATATTATATATTACAAGGAACAATCAGGTAAGTCACGATTAGCTGTAGTCAATGAGATTACTGGAAAGTAACACAAATGGAGAATGGTCACGTAATCACTATTGGCCAATGAATTTGCTTAAAGGAGTTACTAAGATTTGAGAGTTCATGTGACTATTATtagccttcatcgtcgctgggtcagaatcttgggactccctccctaacagcactgtgagagaaccttcaccacacggactgcagcggttcaaggaggcggctcaccaccaccttctcaaggggcaactagggatgggcaataaatgccagccttgccggagatgctcacatcccatgaatgaattttgtaAAAAGCCAATGAGATCGCTAGAAAGCATCAGTCAGTGGTAAAGAGAGGAGCAATTTGTAGTGAAAAACTATAAATGAAATGCTGTGataaatctttgtgctttgcTTTTGCAGTTTGATTAATTTGAGAGATGAATACTGATATTTCTCTCATGTCTCGGATAGTCACGGACAGCGATGGGGATACTATGGTAAGTCAGCACTGCTCACATTGGACAAGTCCTAGGTCCACGTGCCTCGTGTGGCTTTGAGGCAACAGCGTACAAGGTTAAAAGTGACAAGCTGCCAGGGACAGCCGAGTATGAATTCATTCATCCTCCTCTCTCAtcgccttttctctctcttatctTCCTCTTTCTTACCATTCCTGGGCTATGGGATCCAGAGGctgtagtgtgtgttaaatagaacAGTGGGACAGACTGGTGATCAGAAAAGGGAATCAACATAGTACCCAactgcagtaaaaaaaaaaggcaaataaatACCGGGTTACTTTAGCAAACAGAGAAAACACATCAAGCAATTCTTATTACTGAGTATCCCAGAGTCTAAACAGTAGT belongs to Heptranchias perlo isolate sHepPer1 chromosome 37, sHepPer1.hap1, whole genome shotgun sequence and includes:
- the LOC137304376 gene encoding transmembrane protein 205-like, with the translated sequence MPTEGDPTTLVKTAHLIILSTSWGMQIWVSFLSGFVLINSVSRHTFSLVQSKLFPYYFYSVLGGSFLNLALYAMYHPHELLSNDETIQITSFFVCVIFSGLNAQWFGHTTSEIVLKMQNIEKEHQLGQEVGFGTKREAYQKLKKKDPKYQKLSRRFVIYHSITMMCNLICVFCNGLNLFYTATNLKTF